A DNA window from Bacteroides cellulosilyticus contains the following coding sequences:
- a CDS encoding DUF4738 domain-containing protein, producing the protein MIKWGTISMVLVVVLVSSCSSTKNGENSDREDLTAKELLQGVWLDNETDMPLMRISGDTIYYADPQNAPVYFKVLRDTIYLRGNTLTAYKIDRQTEYSFWFHSLSDDIVKLYKSDNPEDTLAFSTQEVEVIPSTSEVIKKDSVVMYKGTRYRGYVYINPSKMKVIKTVYSDEGIGVDNVYYDNVIHICVYEGKNLLYGKDITKKVFATIFPEEVLNQTILSDMNFISVDGKGYHYEAMLRIPESSVYHLVSLTIGPDKQLHIKMVE; encoded by the coding sequence ATGATAAAGTGGGGTACTATTTCTATGGTGCTCGTTGTTGTGCTTGTATCATCCTGTAGCAGTACTAAAAATGGGGAAAATTCCGACAGGGAAGACTTAACCGCTAAAGAATTGCTGCAAGGTGTCTGGCTGGACAATGAGACGGATATGCCGTTAATGCGTATTAGCGGTGATACGATCTATTATGCTGACCCACAAAATGCGCCCGTTTACTTCAAGGTACTTCGTGATACGATTTATTTACGCGGAAATACTCTTACGGCTTATAAAATAGACCGTCAAACGGAATATAGTTTTTGGTTTCATTCTCTATCTGATGATATCGTAAAGCTATATAAGTCCGATAATCCGGAAGACACGCTGGCATTCTCCACTCAGGAAGTGGAAGTTATCCCCAGCACTTCAGAAGTAATCAAAAAAGATAGTGTGGTTATGTATAAAGGAACGCGTTATCGGGGCTATGTCTATATCAATCCTTCTAAGATGAAAGTAATAAAAACAGTATATTCTGATGAAGGTATAGGTGTGGACAATGTATACTATGACAACGTGATACATATCTGTGTATATGAAGGCAAGAACTTACTGTATGGCAAGGATATTACTAAAAAAGTTTTCGCAACTATTTTCCCGGAGGAAGTATTAAATCAGACCATTCTTTCTGACATGAATTTTATAAGTGTGGATGGAAAAGGCTATCATTATGAAGCCATGCTCCGTATTCCGGAAAGTTCCGTTTATCACCTCGTAAGCCTGACTATCGGTCCTGATAAACAATTACATATAAAAATGGTGGAGTAA
- a CDS encoding SusC/RagA family TonB-linked outer membrane protein — protein sequence MKRIRNLFYLSLFLTAPGLQAVAQEKLHVSLPDSITTVGYATGLRKNLSGLVERITENQMNKDQITNPLDAIRGRVPGLTILKGSNGPAALDAVRLRGTTSLTTGNDPLIIVDGVFGDLSMLMSIYPADIESFVILKDASETAQYGSRGASGVIEITTKKGVSGRTSVNYNGSFGIASSYKTVRMLNGDEFRAVAKERGVSILDLGNNTDFQKEIEQTGLQHNHHIAFSGGTNTSNYRVSLALMNREGVIVNEKLQNFTSNMNMTQYVFDNFLKCDLGMFGSIQKERNLVNLHKVFYSAAAFNPTFPDHKNPETGSWDGSVLASQLSHPLAWMDVNDKDATSHISTHARLTFNLSEAWKLALFGSYTYNVIENSQYLPVAVWAQGQAYKGTKKMESLLGNLMLSYKKEWRKHFFDVLGLAEVQKDQYSGFYTTVTNFSSDGLGYNNLQGGALRPWEGTNSYYEDPRLASFMGRVNYTYDDRYILTVNARGDASSKFGSNHKWGFFPAVSVAWVVSKEKFMEKLPFIDNLKVRAGYGLAGNQNGIDSYTSLNLIRPNGVAPVGSSPVVTMDQLKNMNPDLKWEVKQTFNAGIEMALLGNRLLLTANYYNSKTKDMLYLYNVSVPPFTYNTLLANIGSMRNYGTELSIGVTPLKTKDMELNINANLTFQQNKLLSLDGNYQGEHISATEYKSLAGLDGAGFHGGYNHIVYQIVGQPLGVFYLPHCTGLVSDGNGGYTYQIADLNGGGVSLEDGEDRYIAGQAVPKTILGSNISFRYKDFDVSLQINGAFGHKVYNGTSLTYMNMNSFPDYNMMKKAPTRNIKDQTATDYWLENGDYVNFDYITVGWNVPLKNTRYLQSLRLSLTVNNLATISGYSGLTPMINSSSVNSTLGIDDKRNYPLYRTYTIGLSVNF from the coding sequence ATGAAGAGAATAAGGAACCTTTTTTATCTCTCTTTGTTTTTGACTGCCCCTGGCCTTCAAGCCGTTGCACAAGAAAAACTTCACGTTAGCCTCCCTGACTCTATAACGACTGTTGGATATGCCACAGGCCTTCGCAAGAACCTTTCAGGACTTGTAGAAAGAATTACCGAGAACCAGATGAATAAAGACCAGATAACCAATCCGCTGGATGCTATCCGCGGACGGGTACCGGGTTTGACTATTCTGAAAGGTTCCAACGGACCTGCAGCATTGGATGCTGTCCGCTTGCGTGGTACCACTTCATTGACTACCGGAAATGATCCGTTAATTATTGTAGACGGTGTTTTTGGTGATTTGAGTATGCTTATGTCTATCTATCCGGCGGATATTGAAAGTTTTGTTATCTTGAAAGATGCTTCGGAAACAGCGCAATATGGTTCGCGCGGAGCATCGGGTGTTATTGAAATTACCACTAAAAAAGGTGTTAGTGGGCGTACAAGTGTGAACTATAATGGTAGCTTCGGTATTGCTTCAAGCTATAAAACAGTAAGAATGCTCAATGGAGATGAATTCCGGGCAGTAGCTAAAGAACGTGGCGTTTCTATTCTTGATTTGGGAAACAATACCGATTTCCAGAAGGAAATAGAACAAACAGGGCTGCAACATAATCATCACATAGCCTTCTCCGGTGGAACAAACACCTCCAATTATCGTGTTTCACTTGCTTTGATGAATCGTGAAGGAGTAATTGTCAATGAAAAGTTGCAGAACTTCACATCGAATATGAATATGACGCAGTACGTATTCGATAATTTTTTGAAATGTGATCTCGGAATGTTTGGTTCCATACAGAAAGAGCGTAACCTGGTAAATTTACATAAAGTGTTTTATTCGGCTGCTGCATTTAATCCCACTTTCCCTGATCATAAAAATCCGGAAACCGGAAGTTGGGATGGAAGTGTTCTTGCCAGCCAGCTATCTCATCCGCTGGCATGGATGGATGTGAATGATAAAGACGCTACTTCGCACATTAGTACACATGCACGGTTGACATTTAATTTGTCTGAAGCATGGAAACTGGCACTGTTTGGTTCCTACACCTATAATGTGATTGAAAATTCACAGTATCTGCCGGTTGCGGTCTGGGCGCAAGGGCAGGCATACAAAGGAACTAAGAAAATGGAATCGTTACTTGGGAACCTGATGTTGTCTTATAAGAAAGAATGGCGGAAGCATTTCTTTGATGTTTTAGGTTTGGCGGAAGTACAAAAAGACCAATATTCGGGATTCTATACCACAGTTACTAATTTCAGCAGTGATGGTCTGGGCTATAACAATCTTCAGGGAGGTGCTCTCCGTCCGTGGGAAGGAACTAATTCTTATTATGAAGATCCTCGCCTGGCCTCCTTCATGGGACGTGTGAACTATACATATGATGATCGTTATATACTGACAGTGAATGCCCGTGGAGATGCCTCTTCCAAGTTTGGCAGTAATCATAAATGGGGGTTCTTTCCGGCTGTATCTGTTGCATGGGTAGTCAGCAAGGAGAAGTTTATGGAGAAATTGCCTTTCATTGACAATCTGAAAGTCCGCGCAGGCTATGGTTTGGCAGGTAACCAAAATGGAATTGATTCGTACACTTCGCTGAATCTTATACGCCCGAACGGAGTTGCTCCGGTAGGTTCATCGCCTGTGGTCACAATGGACCAATTGAAGAATATGAATCCGGACTTAAAATGGGAAGTGAAACAGACCTTCAATGCCGGTATAGAAATGGCTTTGCTGGGTAACCGGTTGTTACTGACTGCCAACTATTATAATTCCAAGACGAAAGATATGCTCTATCTCTATAATGTGAGTGTACCGCCTTTCACTTACAACACTTTGCTGGCAAACATTGGTTCCATGCGTAATTATGGAACAGAGCTATCCATTGGTGTAACTCCATTGAAAACCAAAGATATGGAATTGAATATCAATGCTAACCTGACTTTTCAACAAAACAAATTGCTTTCCCTCGATGGCAACTATCAAGGTGAGCATATTTCAGCAACAGAATACAAGAGCCTTGCCGGATTGGATGGTGCCGGATTTCATGGCGGATATAATCATATCGTTTACCAGATTGTAGGTCAGCCGTTGGGAGTATTTTATCTTCCGCATTGCACAGGATTAGTATCTGATGGTAACGGAGGCTATACTTATCAGATTGCTGATTTGAATGGTGGTGGTGTTAGCCTGGAAGATGGTGAAGACCGGTACATAGCAGGTCAGGCAGTTCCAAAGACAATTCTTGGCTCTAACATCAGTTTTCGTTATAAAGATTTCGATGTATCGTTACAGATAAACGGTGCATTCGGACATAAGGTCTATAATGGTACTTCGCTTACTTATATGAATATGAATAGTTTCCCCGACTATAATATGATGAAGAAAGCGCCTACACGGAATATAAAGGATCAGACAGCTACAGATTATTGGTTGGAAAATGGTGATTATGTGAACTTCGACTATATCACAGTGGGCTGGAATGTTCCATTGAAAAATACCCGTTATCTGCAATCGCTTCGCTTGTCACTGACGGTCAATAATCTGGCTACTATTTCCGGTTATTCCGGATTGACACCCATGATAAACAGTTCATCGGTGAATTCTACTTTAGGTATAGATGATAAACGCAATTATCCTTTATACCGCACATATACCATCGGATTAAGTGTAAACTTCTAA
- a CDS encoding UDP-glucose dehydrogenase family protein, with protein sequence MKIAIVGTGYVGLVTGTCFAEIGVSVICVDTNSEKIEALKKGVIPIYESGLEEMVNRNVKAGRLHFTTSLESCLNEVDVVFSAVGTPPDEDGSADLSYVLEVARTIGRNMQKYILVVTKSTVPVGTAKKVRAAIQEELDKRGVSIQFDVASNPEFLKEGNAINDFMSPDRVVVGVESERAKKLMSKLYKPFLLNNFRVIFMDIPSAEMTKYAANSMLATRISFMNDIANLCELVGADVNMVRSGIGSDTRIGRKFLYPGIGYGGSCFPKDVKALIKTAEQNGYQMRVLHAVEEVNELQKSILFDKLCKHFNNELKGKTIALWGLAFKPETDDMREAPSLVLIDKLLKAGCKVRAYDSAAMDECRRRIGESIYYAKDMYDAVLDADALMLVTEWKEFRLPSWAVIKKTMEKPVVLDGRNIYDKKEMEEQGFTYHCIGH encoded by the coding sequence ATGAAGATAGCCATCGTCGGTACAGGATATGTCGGTTTAGTGACCGGAACCTGTTTTGCAGAAATCGGTGTCAGCGTCATTTGCGTAGACACGAACAGTGAAAAAATTGAAGCACTGAAAAAAGGTGTTATTCCTATCTATGAAAGTGGTCTGGAAGAAATGGTGAACCGAAATGTAAAAGCCGGTCGCCTACATTTCACTACTTCATTGGAAAGCTGCCTGAATGAGGTAGACGTTGTTTTCAGTGCCGTTGGTACGCCTCCTGACGAAGATGGAAGTGCTGACCTCAGTTATGTGCTCGAAGTTGCCCGTACTATTGGTAGAAACATGCAGAAGTACATATTGGTAGTCACAAAGAGTACGGTTCCTGTAGGTACTGCAAAGAAAGTACGTGCCGCTATCCAGGAGGAACTGGATAAACGAGGTGTTAGTATTCAATTTGATGTAGCCTCTAATCCCGAATTCCTGAAAGAAGGAAATGCTATCAATGATTTTATGAGCCCGGACCGTGTAGTAGTGGGAGTGGAGTCCGAACGTGCTAAGAAATTGATGAGTAAGCTTTATAAACCATTCTTGCTGAACAATTTCCGTGTAATATTTATGGATATCCCGTCTGCTGAAATGACGAAGTATGCAGCTAACTCAATGCTGGCTACCCGTATTAGTTTTATGAATGATATCGCTAATCTTTGCGAACTGGTAGGGGCAGATGTCAATATGGTACGCAGTGGCATCGGTTCGGATACCCGAATCGGGCGTAAGTTCCTTTATCCGGGTATTGGTTATGGCGGTTCGTGCTTTCCAAAAGATGTAAAAGCACTCATCAAAACCGCTGAACAAAATGGCTATCAGATGCGTGTGCTCCATGCCGTAGAAGAAGTCAATGAACTACAGAAAAGCATTCTTTTCGACAAACTTTGCAAGCACTTCAACAACGAACTGAAAGGTAAGACAATTGCCTTATGGGGACTGGCTTTCAAACCGGAGACGGATGATATGCGCGAAGCCCCTTCATTGGTGTTAATAGACAAACTGCTGAAAGCCGGATGCAAAGTGAGGGCTTACGACTCCGCTGCAATGGACGAATGTCGCCGTCGGATAGGTGAGAGCATTTATTATGCCAAAGATATGTATGATGCTGTACTTGATGCTGATGCTTTGATGCTGGTTACCGAATGGAAAGAATTCCGTTTACCATCCTGGGCAGTTATCAAGAAAACCATGGAGAAACCTGTGGTGTTGGACGGGCGTAATATCTATGACAAGAAAGAGATGGAAGAGCAAGGATTTACCTATCATTGCATCGGACATTAA
- the rfbC gene encoding dTDP-4-dehydrorhamnose 3,5-epimerase, with product MNYIQTEIDGVWLIEPKVIRDERGYFMEAFKEEEFKMHIGDVHFIQDNESKSSFGVLRGLHYQKGEYCQSKLVRVIKGKVLDVAVDLRQSSPTFGKYVSAELSEENQRQFFIPRGFAHGFLVLSEEAIFIYKVDNAYTPQTEASIRFNDETIGIEWPIAEEQLLLSPKDKTAPSFRDATYFE from the coding sequence ATGAATTATATACAAACGGAAATTGATGGTGTATGGCTGATTGAGCCGAAGGTAATTCGTGATGAACGGGGCTATTTTATGGAAGCCTTTAAAGAAGAGGAATTCAAAATGCATATCGGTGATGTGCATTTTATTCAGGACAATGAGTCGAAGTCTTCTTTCGGTGTATTACGTGGATTACATTATCAGAAAGGAGAATATTGTCAGTCCAAACTGGTACGTGTTATAAAAGGAAAAGTACTGGATGTGGCAGTGGATTTGCGCCAATCATCACCAACTTTCGGTAAATATGTCTCTGCAGAACTGAGTGAGGAAAATCAACGGCAATTTTTCATTCCCCGTGGATTCGCACATGGTTTCCTTGTTCTGAGTGAGGAAGCTATCTTTATTTATAAAGTAGACAATGCGTATACCCCACAAACAGAAGCATCCATTCGTTTCAATGATGAAACCATAGGAATTGAGTGGCCTATAGCAGAAGAACAACTTTTACTATCTCCTAAAGATAAAACAGCTCCATCCTTCCGGGATGCGACATATTTTGAATAA
- a CDS encoding RagB/SusD family nutrient uptake outer membrane protein, with translation MKRYSIIRSFCVLVTLSWCMISCDGFLKESPRDALPEEEGYRNITELYLNAVASLYNYIGGNSDSQGLQGTGRGIYDLNTFTTDEAIMPTRGGDWYDGGFWQGLFLHKWGINNDAIQATWEYLYKVVMLSNKSLEQIESYALTHADAELPAYRAEVRALRAMYYYYLTDLFGSIPLVLSSKVASKDIILSEREDIFNFIFKELQEVTPLLPAQFSNRSGNYYGRLTRPVAYFLLAKLALNAEIYMDNNWVDDTHPDGKTIFFDVDGNTFNAWQTVEFYCDQITALGYRLESDYAANFAVYNEGSVENIFTIPMNKTLYTNQMQYLFRSRHYNHAKALGLSGENGSSATIEALQTFGYETNEQDPRFDYCYYAGTVYDLKGNVVKLDDGTALVYEPWKVKLDLSDEPYEKTAGARMKKYEIDDKAMKDGKLMENDIVLFRYADVLLMKSEAKVRDGRNGDEELNQVRTRVGAPERTATLDNLLAERQLELAWEGWRRQDLIRFGQFTRSYNSRPQLPNEESGYTIVFPIPGKIRQMNPGWEQHPGY, from the coding sequence ATGAAAAGATATTCCATAATTCGTTCGTTTTGTGTTTTGGTCACCCTCAGTTGGTGCATGATCTCATGTGATGGTTTTCTAAAAGAAAGTCCCCGCGATGCATTACCCGAAGAAGAAGGCTATCGTAACATTACTGAACTTTATCTGAATGCGGTTGCTTCCCTCTATAACTACATTGGAGGAAATTCCGACAGTCAAGGATTGCAGGGAACAGGACGCGGCATATATGATCTGAATACTTTTACAACCGATGAAGCCATTATGCCTACTCGTGGTGGTGACTGGTACGACGGTGGTTTCTGGCAAGGACTGTTCTTGCACAAATGGGGAATAAATAATGATGCGATACAAGCTACCTGGGAATATCTCTATAAAGTAGTTATGCTCAGCAACAAGTCTTTGGAACAAATTGAAAGCTATGCACTTACACATGCAGATGCAGAACTTCCAGCCTATCGTGCCGAAGTGCGTGCTTTACGTGCAATGTACTATTATTATCTGACGGACCTGTTCGGTAGTATTCCGTTGGTTCTATCTTCCAAGGTTGCCTCAAAAGATATTATACTGAGCGAACGTGAGGATATCTTTAATTTCATATTCAAGGAGTTACAAGAGGTTACCCCGCTCCTGCCCGCTCAGTTCAGTAACCGTTCCGGCAATTACTATGGCCGCCTGACGCGTCCCGTAGCCTACTTCCTGCTTGCCAAACTGGCACTGAATGCAGAAATTTATATGGATAATAACTGGGTGGATGATACCCATCCGGATGGGAAAACAATCTTCTTTGATGTGGATGGCAATACATTCAATGCCTGGCAGACCGTAGAATTCTATTGTGACCAAATTACAGCTTTAGGTTATCGTCTTGAATCAGATTATGCCGCCAATTTTGCCGTATATAATGAAGGCTCTGTTGAAAACATCTTCACTATTCCGATGAATAAGACGCTATATACCAATCAGATGCAATATCTTTTCCGTTCGCGCCATTATAATCATGCCAAAGCGTTAGGTTTGTCTGGTGAGAATGGATCAAGCGCCACTATCGAAGCCTTACAGACTTTTGGATACGAGACAAACGAACAGGACCCGCGTTTTGATTATTGCTATTATGCAGGTACTGTTTATGATTTGAAAGGTAATGTCGTGAAATTGGATGATGGAACAGCTTTAGTTTACGAACCGTGGAAGGTTAAACTGGATCTGTCCGATGAACCTTATGAAAAGACTGCCGGTGCCCGTATGAAAAAATATGAGATAGATGACAAAGCCATGAAAGATGGAAAACTGATGGAGAATGATATTGTTCTGTTTCGTTACGCTGATGTATTGCTTATGAAGAGTGAAGCCAAAGTCCGTGACGGACGCAATGGAGATGAAGAACTGAATCAGGTGCGTACCCGTGTAGGAGCACCGGAACGCACTGCTACTTTGGACAATCTTCTGGCTGAGCGCCAATTAGAATTGGCCTGGGAAGGTTGGCGACGTCAGGACTTAATTCGTTTTGGACAATTTACCCGTTCTTACAACAGTCGTCCGCAACTTCCCAACGAAGAAAGTGGGTATACTATTGTCTTCCCCATTCCCGGGAAAATCAGACAGATGAATCCGGGATGGGAACAGCATCCGGGGTATTAA
- a CDS encoding DEAD/DEAH box helicase, with amino-acid sequence MKFSELQLNDQVLDALEAMRFDECTPIQEKSIPVILEGRDLIAVAQTGTGKTAAYLLPVLNKLSEGGHPEDAINCIVMSPTRELAQQIDQQMEGFSYFMPVSSVAVYGGNDGILFEQQKKGLMLGADVVIATPGRLLAHLSLGYVDLSRVSYFILDEADRMLDMGFFDDIMQIVKYLPKERQTIMFSATMPAKIQQLANTILNNPAEVKLAVSRPADKIVQAAYVCYENQKLGIIRSLFAEQTPERVIIFASSKLKVKEVTKALKMMKLNVGEMHSDLEQAQREEVMHEFKAGRINILVATDIVARGIDIDDIRLVINYDVPHDSEDYVHRIGRTARANNDGVALTFVNEKEQSNFKQIENFLERDIYKIPVPEELGESPEYKPRSYDGRGKRNFRAKGRNTNKGSGNAPKKRDASKGRSNAPRKSANPSGKSNK; translated from the coding sequence ATGAAGTTTTCCGAACTACAACTGAATGATCAGGTGCTTGATGCACTGGAAGCCATGCGCTTCGATGAGTGCACACCTATACAAGAGAAATCCATTCCCGTTATACTTGAAGGCAGAGATTTAATAGCCGTGGCACAGACCGGAACCGGTAAGACGGCTGCCTATCTGTTGCCTGTACTGAATAAACTTTCCGAAGGTGGACATCCTGAAGATGCTATAAACTGTATTGTTATGTCTCCCACACGAGAATTGGCGCAACAAATAGATCAGCAGATGGAAGGTTTTTCCTACTTCATGCCTGTCAGTAGTGTGGCAGTTTATGGCGGTAACGATGGGATACTTTTTGAACAGCAAAAGAAGGGGCTAATGTTGGGAGCCGATGTTGTTATAGCTACTCCGGGACGTTTGTTAGCTCATTTGAGTTTAGGATATGTAGACCTTTCCCGTGTCTCCTATTTCATTCTTGATGAAGCCGACCGTATGCTCGATATGGGTTTCTTCGATGATATCATGCAGATTGTGAAGTATTTGCCTAAAGAACGGCAAACCATCATGTTCTCTGCTACCATGCCTGCAAAAATACAACAACTTGCCAACACCATTCTCAATAATCCCGCTGAAGTCAAACTTGCCGTTTCACGCCCTGCTGATAAAATTGTGCAAGCCGCCTATGTTTGCTATGAAAATCAGAAGTTGGGTATAATTCGCAGTCTCTTTGCTGAACAAACACCGGAGCGTGTCATTATCTTCGCATCATCCAAGTTGAAAGTAAAGGAAGTGACAAAGGCCTTGAAAATGATGAAGCTGAATGTAGGCGAAATGCATTCTGACCTGGAACAGGCACAGCGTGAAGAAGTGATGCATGAGTTTAAGGCAGGTCGTATAAACATTCTGGTTGCCACTGACATCGTGGCTCGTGGCATTGACATTGATGATATTCGTCTTGTGATTAACTATGATGTTCCGCATGACAGTGAAGACTATGTTCATCGTATTGGTCGTACGGCGCGTGCTAATAACGATGGTGTTGCTCTAACCTTTGTAAATGAAAAGGAGCAAAGTAACTTCAAGCAGATAGAAAATTTCCTGGAAAGAGATATTTATAAAATACCTGTACCTGAAGAATTAGGCGAGTCACCCGAATACAAACCACGTAGTTATGACGGAAGGGGCAAACGTAACTTCCGTGCTAAAGGACGAAATACCAATAAAGGTAGTGGAAATGCTCCGAAGAAAAGAGATGCTTCAAAAGGAAGAAGTAATGCTCCGAGAAAAAGTGCTAATCCTTCAGGAAAAAGCAACAAATAA
- the serB gene encoding phosphoserine phosphatase SerB, with product MQPLSTELILIRVTGEDRPGLTASVTEILAKYDATILDIGQADIHNTLSLGILCKTEEQHSGFIMKELLFKASSLGVTIRFYPISVKEYEDWVNMQGKNRYILTLLGRKLSARQISAVTRILAEQGMNIDAIKRLTGRIPLDECDLRTRACIEFSVRGTPKDRIAMQEQLMKLASELEMDFSFQLDNMYRRMRRLICFDMDSTLIETEVIDELAIRAGVGDEVKAITERAMRGEIDFTESFRERVALLKGLDESVMQDIAEHLPITEGVDRLMYVLKKYGYKIAILSGGFTYFGQYLQQKYGIDYVYANELEIVDGKLTGRYLGDVVDGKRKAELLRLIAQVEKVDIAQTIAVGDGANDLPMLGVAGLGIAFHAKPKVVANAKQSINTIGLDGVLYFLGFKDSYIDLPK from the coding sequence ATGCAACCGTTGAGCACAGAACTTATTCTTATCCGCGTTACGGGCGAAGATCGTCCGGGATTAACTGCATCCGTTACAGAAATTTTAGCTAAATACGACGCTACTATTCTTGACATTGGTCAGGCGGACATTCATAATACACTGTCATTGGGTATCTTATGCAAGACAGAGGAACAACATTCAGGATTCATCATGAAAGAACTGCTTTTCAAGGCATCTTCTTTGGGAGTGACGATTCGCTTCTATCCTATTTCGGTGAAAGAATATGAAGACTGGGTTAACATGCAGGGAAAAAATCGCTATATCCTTACTTTACTGGGACGTAAGCTGTCTGCCCGCCAGATCTCCGCAGTCACCCGTATCCTTGCCGAACAAGGGATGAATATTGATGCTATCAAACGTCTGACGGGACGTATCCCGTTGGATGAATGTGATTTACGTACACGTGCGTGTATCGAATTCTCCGTCCGTGGAACTCCGAAGGATCGCATTGCCATGCAAGAGCAACTGATGAAACTGGCGAGCGAACTTGAAATGGACTTCTCTTTTCAACTCGATAATATGTATCGTCGTATGCGCCGTCTGATATGTTTCGATATGGACTCCACACTGATTGAGACGGAAGTAATTGACGAACTGGCCATACGTGCCGGTGTGGGAGATGAAGTAAAAGCCATCACCGAACGGGCCATGCGTGGAGAAATAGATTTTACCGAAAGTTTCCGCGAACGCGTAGCCTTACTGAAAGGACTGGATGAATCTGTAATGCAGGATATAGCGGAACATCTGCCTATAACAGAAGGTGTAGACCGGTTGATGTATGTGTTGAAAAAGTACGGCTATAAGATTGCCATTCTTTCCGGTGGTTTCACCTATTTCGGACAATACTTGCAACAAAAATATGGTATTGACTACGTATATGCCAATGAACTGGAAATTGTGGATGGTAAGTTGACCGGACGTTATCTGGGAGATGTTGTAGACGGCAAGCGGAAAGCTGAACTGTTGCGTCTGATTGCGCAGGTAGAAAAAGTGGATATTGCTCAAACTATTGCCGTGGGTGATGGAGCCAATGATCTTCCGATGCTGGGTGTTGCCGGTTTGGGTATCGCTTTCCATGCTAAACCAAAAGTGGTTGCCAATGCCAAACAGTCCATCAATACAATCGGGCTCGATGGAGTGCTCTATTTCTTAGGCTTCAAGGACTCATATATCGATTTGCCGAAATGA